A region of the Longimicrobium sp. genome:
CGGGGGGCGGCCTGGCGACCGAGTCGCTTCGCATGCGTGGGGCAGACGGGCGGGAGTACACGTTCCGCTCGGTGAACAAGACGCCCGAGCGCGGCCTTCCGCCGGACCTGCGCGACGGGCCCGTCGAATCCATCGCCCAGGACCAGGTGGCCAACAAGCATCCCGCGGCCGCCCTGGTCGTCGAGCCGCTGCTGACCGCCGTGGGGCTGCTCCATCCCCGGCCGGCGCTGTACGTGATGCCCGCCCACCCCTTCCTGGGCGAGTTCCGCCGGTTCGCGGGTCGGCTGGGGCAGGTGGAGGTGCGGCCGGAAGACGGCGAGGAGGGCGGGACGTCGTTCGCCGGGGCGGACCGGGTGGTGGGCACGGAGCGGCTGCTGGAGCGGCTGGAAGAATCGCCCGCCGAGCGGCTGGACGCGCGCGAGTACCTGACGGCGCGGCTGATGGACGTGCTTCTGGGCGACTGGGACCGGCACGCCGACCAGTGGCGGTGGGCCGGGTACGAGAGCGGAGACCGGTGGCGCTGGCGCACCGTGCCGCGCGACCGCGACAACGCCTTCAACGACAACCGGGGGCTGCTGCTGGCCCCGGTGCGCGCCGCCTTCCCGCAGCTGACCCGCTTCGGACCGCGGTACGACGACGTCTTCGGCCTGGTGATCCACGCCTCGGACCTGGACCGCCGGCTGCTGTCGGAGCTGGAGTGGCCCGCGTGGGACTCGGCCGCGCGCTTCATCCAGCAGCGGGTGACGGACGAGGCGATCGGCCAGGCCGTCCGCCGCATGCCCCCCGAGTACCAGCCGCTGAGCGCCCCCGGCCTGTCGGCCATCCTGCGAGCCCGGCGCGACAGCCTGCACTCCGCCGCGCGCAGCTTCTACGAGATCCTGGCGAGCGACGTGGACGTCCACGCCACCGACCAGGCGGAGCGCGCCGAGGTGGACCGGCGCGCCGACGGCTCGGTGGAGCTGCGCCTGTATCCCTCCCCCGGGTCGAACGATCCGTACTTCCGCCGCCGCTTCCTCGCCGGCGAGACGCGCGAGGTCCGCGTGTTCCTGCACGGCGGCGACGACCACGCGGCGGCGCGGGGAGCGGCGGCGCCTTCCATCCAGGTGCGGCTCATCGGCGGCGGGGGCGACGACGTGCTCGCCGACTCGTCGAGCGCCGGGGCGCGGATGACGGTGCTTCACGACCATGGCGACGACGACCGGCTGCTGCGGGGCCCGGGGACGGTGATCGACACGCGGGAGTACGATCCCGATCCCCCGCGGTCGATGTTCGGCAACCCGCCGGCCCCCCGCGACTGGGGCTCTTCCTTCGCCCCGGTGGCGCCCTGGGCGGGGTGGGTGACCAACGTGGGACCCATCCTGGGCGCCGGTCCCGTGTGGACCCGCTACGGGTTCCGCCGCCAGCCGTACGCGCGGCAGCTGGCGGTCCGGGGGCTGTACGCGCCGCTGGAGAGCGGGTTGGGGGTGGAGGCGCTGGCGGACTTCCGCCGCACGTCCCTTCCCGGCACGGGCCTCCGCCTTCGCGCGGGAGCGCGCAACTTCGAGGTGATCCGCTTCCACGGCCTGGGCAACGACTCGCCGGAGGACGAGGAGGTGGACTACGAGGCCGCCCACGACGAGCTGATCGCCGAAGCCGCGTGGTACGGTCGGATGGGCCGGCGCGCGTCGTACTCGCTGGGGCCGGTGGTGCGCTGGCGCGACCCTCGTGGCGGCCACCCCCTGCTGGAGGACGTGCGCGGCGGGGATGGACTGGCGCAGGCCGGCGCGGCGGGGGACGTGGTGGTGGACGGGCGCGACACGCTGCCCATCACCCATCGCGGCTGGTGGCTGCGCGCGGGTGCCGCGGCGTACGGGGCCGACGTGGGCACCTTCGGCGGGGTGGACGCCGAGGCGCGGGCCTACCTGCCGCTGGGGCCCGGCCCCATCCTGGCGCTGCGGGCCGGCGGCGAGGTGAACGCCGGCCGGGTGCCCTTCCAGGAGGCGGCGTTCCTGGGGGGATACGGGTCGCTCCGGGGCTACCCCTTCCAGCGGTTCGCCGGCGACGCGGCCGTTTTCGGCACGGCCGAGCTGCGGCAGCCGCTGGGCCAGGTGCGGGTGCTGGTCCGCGGCCGGCTGGGGGTGTTCGGCTTCGGCGAGGCGGGGCGCGTGTACGTGGACGACGCCTCGCCGGGGGACTGGAACCCCTCGTGGGGCGGGGGGCTCTGGTTCGAATCGCTGGGCCGCGTGGCCACGCTCACCTGGGCGCGCGGGGACGGCACTCAGGTGTACGCCGGGCTCGGGCTGCCGTTCTAGGCGGGCCCGTGTCCGCTCCGGCCGGTCCGCCCCCGGCCGGAGGGGGCGCCGCCCTCGGTTCGGGAACGGCGCCCGTCATCACGTGTACGCGTGCGGGGCCCCCCACGCCCGCGACATCCACGCCCGCGGAACCCGAATGGATCATTCCCGCTACGACCTGCCCGACGACGCGCCCCGACCGGCGCCGGCCCAGCCGCCCCGCGCGGCGGCCGAGGCCGAGCACGCCATGAGCACCGGGCGCTGGGTGTGGGAGTGGACCAAGGCCATCAGCACGGCCATCCTGCTCTTCCTGGCCGTGCGCACCTTTGCCGTGGAGGCCTTCAAGATCCCCACGGGGTCGATGGAGGGAACGCTGCTGATCGGCGACTTCCTGCTGGTGAACAAGGCCGTATACGGGGCCGAGATTCCCCTGACGGACCGGCGCCTGCCGGCCTTCGCAAACCCCACGCGCGGCGACGTGGTGGTGTTCCTGCCCCCGCACGACCCCCACAAGAACTACGTCAAGCGGATCGTGGGGATGCCCGGCGACACGCTGGAGATGCGCCACAAGGTGCTGTACCGCAACGGCCAGCCGCAGGACGAGCCGTTCGCGCGGCACACCGACCCGCTGGGCGACCCGGCCGACCCGCGCATGGAGTGGCAGCTGGAGTTCCTGACCGATCCCGGCCAGACCTACCGCACCTACCGTCCTTCGCGCGACAACTGGGGCCCGCTGTGGGTTCCGCCCGGAAAGTTCTTTGCCCTGGGCGACAACCGCGACCGGTCGGAAGACTCGCGCTACTGGGGGTTTCTGGACGCCACGTCCATCAAGGGCCGTCCCATGTTCGTGTACTACTCGTTCCAGGACGACATCGCCGAGCAGTTCGACTGGCTGACCGGCGTTCGCTGGGCGCGCATCGGCGAGGTCATCCACTAGGCAGACGCGGCGACGCACGCTTCCCGTCACGTTCGACAAAAAGTTTCCCGGAGGGGTTGACAGTTTCGGGCCGCCTTTCCATGTTCCGTAGCAGCCCCGCGACCCCGCGGGACCGCATGCCTCTCCGCAGTGCCGCTCTCATATGCGCGTTTCCCGGGCCC
Encoded here:
- the lepB gene encoding signal peptidase I — its product is MDHSRYDLPDDAPRPAPAQPPRAAAEAEHAMSTGRWVWEWTKAISTAILLFLAVRTFAVEAFKIPTGSMEGTLLIGDFLLVNKAVYGAEIPLTDRRLPAFANPTRGDVVVFLPPHDPHKNYVKRIVGMPGDTLEMRHKVLYRNGQPQDEPFARHTDPLGDPADPRMEWQLEFLTDPGQTYRTYRPSRDNWGPLWVPPGKFFALGDNRDRSEDSRYWGFLDATSIKGRPMFVYYSFQDDIAEQFDWLTGVRWARIGEVIH
- a CDS encoding BamA/TamA family outer membrane protein, with the translated sequence MAMLLAGVALLAGAPAAAQDTTVVAGPRYGAGPLHRTLWGGAYRDLWTTPVRVPVLNPDTFAGGLRVLEAGGGLATESLRMRGADGREYTFRSVNKTPERGLPPDLRDGPVESIAQDQVANKHPAAALVVEPLLTAVGLLHPRPALYVMPAHPFLGEFRRFAGRLGQVEVRPEDGEEGGTSFAGADRVVGTERLLERLEESPAERLDAREYLTARLMDVLLGDWDRHADQWRWAGYESGDRWRWRTVPRDRDNAFNDNRGLLLAPVRAAFPQLTRFGPRYDDVFGLVIHASDLDRRLLSELEWPAWDSAARFIQQRVTDEAIGQAVRRMPPEYQPLSAPGLSAILRARRDSLHSAARSFYEILASDVDVHATDQAERAEVDRRADGSVELRLYPSPGSNDPYFRRRFLAGETREVRVFLHGGDDHAAARGAAAPSIQVRLIGGGGDDVLADSSSAGARMTVLHDHGDDDRLLRGPGTVIDTREYDPDPPRSMFGNPPAPRDWGSSFAPVAPWAGWVTNVGPILGAGPVWTRYGFRRQPYARQLAVRGLYAPLESGLGVEALADFRRTSLPGTGLRLRAGARNFEVIRFHGLGNDSPEDEEVDYEAAHDELIAEAAWYGRMGRRASYSLGPVVRWRDPRGGHPLLEDVRGGDGLAQAGAAGDVVVDGRDTLPITHRGWWLRAGAAAYGADVGTFGGVDAEARAYLPLGPGPILALRAGGEVNAGRVPFQEAAFLGGYGSLRGYPFQRFAGDAAVFGTAELRQPLGQVRVLVRGRLGVFGFGEAGRVYVDDASPGDWNPSWGGGLWFESLGRVATLTWARGDGTQVYAGLGLPF